In the Engystomops pustulosus chromosome 2, aEngPut4.maternal, whole genome shotgun sequence genome, one interval contains:
- the SIKE1 gene encoding suppressor of IKBKE 1 isoform X2, protein MTCTIDKILQDAKTLLERLKDHDNAAESLIEQSSSLHKHVEAMKEVGTSLPEKYQEDLAEIKDNSKYKPHVLLCQENTQIRDLQQENKELWLSLEEHQYALELIMSKYRRQMLQLIANKKPVPTEPVVEAHEGYSSEVESYIDRICSMGDVMRKAIQVDEEQAYSVHERLAQLELENKELRAILSVSKESSQSGKNESEWNSLEKSQ, encoded by the exons ATGACGTGTACCATCGACAAGATCTTACAGGACGCCAAGACATTGTTAGAGAGGCTTAAAGACCACGACAATGCTGCCGAATCCCTAATCGAACAGTCTAGCTCTCTTCATAAGCATGTTGAAGCAATGAAGGAGGTTGGGACAAGTCTGCCAGAAAAG TATCAAGAAGATTTGGCAGAAATAAAGGACAACTCAAAATACAAGCCACATGTGCTTTTATGTCAAGAAAACActcaaattagagaccttcagcAAGAGAATAAAG AGCTGTGGTTGTCTTTGGAGGAACATCAGTATGCACTTGAACTGATAATGAGCAAGTACAGGAGGCAAATGCTGCAACTAATAGCCAATAAAAAGCCTGTACCCACAGAGCCGGTAGTGGAAGCACATGAAGGCTACTCTTCT GAAGTAGAGAGTtatattgaccgaatatgttccATGGGAGATGTGATGAGGAAAGCCATTCAGGTAGATGAAGAACAGGCCTATAGTGTTCACGAAAGACTTGCACAACTAGAG CTGGAAAACAAGGAGCTTCGAGCTATTTTGTCTGTAAGCAAGGAGTCCTCACAATCTGGAAAAAATGAATCTGAGTGGAATTCTTTAGAGAAATCCCAGTGA
- the SIKE1 gene encoding suppressor of IKBKE 1 isoform X1, which translates to MAARVAYMTQGKCHQSARGAVTSGTAMTCTIDKILQDAKTLLERLKDHDNAAESLIEQSSSLHKHVEAMKEVGTSLPEKYQEDLAEIKDNSKYKPHVLLCQENTQIRDLQQENKELWLSLEEHQYALELIMSKYRRQMLQLIANKKPVPTEPVVEAHEGYSSEVESYIDRICSMGDVMRKAIQVDEEQAYSVHERLAQLELENKELRAILSVSKESSQSGKNESEWNSLEKSQ; encoded by the exons ATGGCTGCCCGAGTGGCGTACATGACGCAAGGGAAATGCCACCAATCAGCGCGCGGGGCTGTAACTTCCG GTACAGCCATGACGTGTACCATCGACAAGATCTTACAGGACGCCAAGACATTGTTAGAGAGGCTTAAAGACCACGACAATGCTGCCGAATCCCTAATCGAACAGTCTAGCTCTCTTCATAAGCATGTTGAAGCAATGAAGGAGGTTGGGACAAGTCTGCCAGAAAAG TATCAAGAAGATTTGGCAGAAATAAAGGACAACTCAAAATACAAGCCACATGTGCTTTTATGTCAAGAAAACActcaaattagagaccttcagcAAGAGAATAAAG AGCTGTGGTTGTCTTTGGAGGAACATCAGTATGCACTTGAACTGATAATGAGCAAGTACAGGAGGCAAATGCTGCAACTAATAGCCAATAAAAAGCCTGTACCCACAGAGCCGGTAGTGGAAGCACATGAAGGCTACTCTTCT GAAGTAGAGAGTtatattgaccgaatatgttccATGGGAGATGTGATGAGGAAAGCCATTCAGGTAGATGAAGAACAGGCCTATAGTGTTCACGAAAGACTTGCACAACTAGAG CTGGAAAACAAGGAGCTTCGAGCTATTTTGTCTGTAAGCAAGGAGTCCTCACAATCTGGAAAAAATGAATCTGAGTGGAATTCTTTAGAGAAATCCCAGTGA